A portion of the Burkholderia sp. GAS332 genome contains these proteins:
- a CDS encoding transcriptional regulator, LysR family codes for MDLRQLRYFVKVVECGNVTRASEALHIAQPAISQQMRNLERDLGMQLLERSVQGVAPTAAGQTLYRHAIELLRQADSTRELLRQDAELPQGRVSVAMPSSTARMVAIPLARTIRDRYPGIALELVEAPSAELGSLIGSGRVELAVVVDAVETRGVAAQRLLTEALYLIAWPEFQMPREPVSIAELARMPLILPSAPNTIRSRVEWALREAGLPCEILFEASSTALLFAAVMAKLGVTILPWTAAHVELDEHKLKLAKVDHPLFSRDLSLCWHDTALLSNAVQKVKATILELFDSLGKRPEWTAAD; via the coding sequence ATGGATCTGCGGCAACTGCGGTATTTCGTCAAAGTGGTGGAGTGCGGTAACGTCACGCGCGCGAGCGAAGCGCTGCATATCGCACAGCCCGCGATCAGCCAGCAGATGCGCAATCTGGAGCGCGATCTGGGCATGCAGTTGCTCGAGCGCAGCGTGCAGGGCGTAGCGCCCACCGCAGCCGGGCAAACGCTTTACCGGCATGCAATCGAGTTGCTGCGGCAGGCCGACAGCACGCGCGAACTGCTGCGGCAGGACGCCGAGCTGCCGCAGGGCAGAGTGTCGGTCGCCATGCCGTCGAGCACGGCGCGGATGGTAGCGATCCCGCTTGCACGCACGATCCGCGACCGTTACCCCGGCATCGCGCTGGAGTTGGTCGAAGCACCGAGCGCGGAGCTCGGCAGTCTGATCGGTAGCGGACGAGTGGAACTGGCCGTCGTGGTGGACGCGGTCGAAACGCGCGGGGTCGCCGCGCAAAGGTTGCTCACCGAGGCGCTTTATCTGATTGCGTGGCCGGAGTTTCAGATGCCTCGCGAGCCGGTATCGATCGCTGAACTCGCGCGCATGCCGCTGATCCTGCCAAGCGCGCCGAATACGATCCGCAGCCGCGTCGAGTGGGCTCTGCGCGAAGCCGGGCTGCCGTGCGAGATTTTGTTCGAAGCCAGTTCCACCGCATTGTTATTCGCGGCGGTAATGGCCAAGTTAGGTGTGACGATCTTGCCGTGGACGGCCGCGCACGTCGAACTCGATGAGCACAAGCTCAAGCTTGCGAAGGTCGATCACCCGCTGTTCTCGCGCGACCTGTCGCTCTGCTGGCACGACACCGCGTTACTGAGCAATGCCGTGCAGAAGGTCAAGGCGACGATACTCGAACTGTTCGACAGCCTTGGGAAGCGGCCGGAGTGGACGGCGGCGGATTAA
- a CDS encoding Threonine/homoserine efflux transporter RhtA — translation MNLSLYAVTVLIWGTTWIAIKWQLGAVPPPVSIAWRFWIAALVLFALLRIMRRPIWPPRAAWRFLAAQGLALFCLNFLCFYYAEQVVPSGLVAVVFSTAPLLNSINGRLFMGRPLQPSAIAGAALGLVGIVCLFVQQMAGHLGDHTVWLGLAIAFLGTLCFSAGNLLSSRMQSMGLHPFATNSWAMLIGAGILTVGSALAGFSFSIEPDARYLGALAYLAIFGSVIGFTAYLMLVGRIGPERAAYCTVLFPIVALAASTIFEGYRWSALAVLGLLLVVAGNLVAFDLTRRLFVRRVRAS, via the coding sequence ATGAATCTTTCGCTCTATGCCGTCACGGTGCTCATTTGGGGCACCACGTGGATCGCGATCAAATGGCAATTGGGCGCGGTGCCCCCGCCGGTGTCAATTGCATGGCGTTTCTGGATCGCGGCGCTGGTGCTGTTCGCGCTGCTGCGCATCATGCGCCGGCCGATCTGGCCGCCGCGCGCCGCATGGCGCTTCCTGGCCGCGCAAGGCCTGGCGCTCTTCTGTCTGAACTTTCTGTGCTTCTACTATGCCGAGCAGGTGGTGCCGAGTGGCCTCGTCGCGGTGGTGTTTTCCACCGCGCCGCTGCTGAATTCGATCAACGGCCGGCTATTCATGGGCCGTCCTTTGCAACCGTCGGCGATTGCCGGTGCGGCGTTGGGACTCGTCGGTATCGTGTGCCTGTTCGTCCAGCAGATGGCAGGACACCTGGGCGACCACACGGTGTGGCTGGGACTCGCGATCGCGTTCCTCGGCACCTTGTGCTTTTCGGCCGGCAATCTGCTGTCGAGCCGGATGCAATCGATGGGCTTGCACCCGTTCGCCACCAATAGCTGGGCGATGCTGATCGGCGCCGGGATCCTGACGGTGGGAAGCGCGCTGGCCGGCTTTTCCTTCTCCATCGAGCCTGACGCGCGATATCTCGGCGCACTCGCTTATCTGGCGATCTTCGGCTCGGTGATCGGCTTTACCGCGTATTTGATGCTGGTCGGGCGCATCGGGCCCGAGCGGGCCGCCTACTGCACCGTGCTGTTTCCGATTGTGGCGCTGGCGGCGTCGACGATATTCGAGGGCTACCGATGGTCCGCGTTGGCGGTGCTCGGGCTTCTGCTGGTGGTGGCGGGGAATCTGGTGGCGTTCGATCTCACGCGGCGACTCTTCGTGCGGCGGGTGAGGGCGTCTTAA
- a CDS encoding AraC family transcriptional regulator, giving the protein MHPARSVNARPPAPVIESTETPFGLQSVCHTLRNANANLERFAWLGDRLAIALWTRDTEEAETIYERPGHHTLSCYLDGGYRTERQKMPGRYGAPSRLCALPGEHESRWWVRGHMHFMHLYFLPEHFTQRAVQELDREPRELTLADRTYFEDARIASLCQSLANEDWQDPDGLLRTNETAHQVLSLLLRAQGVRRTDASLKGGLSVATRRRLRDYIENHLAQTLTLGELAGVAALSEFHLARMFRASFGLPPAAWIAQQRLERARTLLRTTRLPLAQVAEQCGYANASHFSHRFRESVGVAPAAYRQVVSAQS; this is encoded by the coding sequence ATGCATCCCGCTCGTTCCGTGAACGCCAGACCGCCCGCCCCCGTGATCGAATCCACCGAAACGCCGTTCGGCCTTCAGTCGGTCTGTCACACGCTGCGCAACGCCAACGCGAATCTCGAACGCTTTGCATGGCTGGGCGACCGGCTCGCCATCGCCCTCTGGACCCGCGATACGGAGGAGGCCGAGACCATCTACGAGCGGCCCGGCCATCACACGCTGTCATGCTATCTGGATGGCGGCTATCGCACCGAGCGTCAGAAGATGCCCGGGCGCTACGGCGCGCCGTCGCGGCTCTGCGCGTTGCCCGGCGAACATGAATCGCGCTGGTGGGTACGCGGCCACATGCATTTCATGCATCTTTACTTCCTGCCCGAACACTTCACGCAACGCGCCGTGCAGGAACTCGATCGTGAGCCGCGCGAACTGACGCTCGCCGATCGCACCTATTTCGAAGACGCCCGCATCGCGAGCCTGTGTCAATCGCTCGCCAATGAAGACTGGCAAGACCCCGATGGCCTGCTGCGAACCAATGAAACCGCGCATCAGGTGCTGAGTCTGCTGCTGCGCGCACAAGGCGTGCGCCGCACGGATGCGTCGCTCAAGGGCGGTCTGTCGGTCGCGACCCGGCGGCGCTTACGCGACTACATCGAGAACCATCTCGCGCAAACGCTCACCCTCGGCGAGCTTGCTGGTGTAGCGGCGCTGTCGGAGTTTCATCTGGCTCGTATGTTCCGCGCGTCGTTCGGATTACCCCCTGCTGCCTGGATCGCGCAGCAACGGCTCGAACGCGCACGCACGCTGCTGCGCACCACGAGACTGCCGCTCGCGCAAGTCGCCGAACAATGCGGCTATGCGAACGCCAGCCATTTCAGCCACCGTTTTCGTGAAAGCGTCGGTGTGGCGCCGGCGGCGTATCGGCAGGTGGTTAGCGCGCAATCGTGA
- a CDS encoding FAD/FMN-containing dehydrogenase: MTNPTSALLVKPIHLVPSAVRLTTPLAQHLRKSLRGDVLFDAASRGRYATDASIYQITPIGVVVPRDQDDLRIALDIARSEKVPLLARGAGTSQCGQTVGEALVIDTSKWLNNIVAFDADARTVTVEPGVVLDHLNAWLKPHGLWFPVDVSTAAQCTIGGMAGNNSCGSRSIEYGNMVHNVDAIHAILADGSEARFASLREAPQGARLQQIVEGVKQIAQRERDEIVARVPKVLRRVAGYNIDVFDCQNPRAYTDDGIANLAHLLVGSEGTLAFSRQLTLKLAPLPTHKTLGVVNFPTFWQSMDLTQHIVKLKPVAVELVDRTMIDLAMSNPAFRPVIEKALVGEPQAILLVEFAGEDRAQQLASLKQLTELMADLGLPDSVVEMPAANEQKALWEVRKAGLNIMMSMKGDGKPVSFIEDCAVPLEHLAEYTSRLTEVFHRHGTEGTWYAHASVGTLHVRPILDMRRDGAVKMRAIAEEAAALVREYKGAYSGEHGDGLCRGEWVAWQYGPRLNQAFTEIKALFDPDNRFNPDKIVRPPKMDDARNFRFAPGYEAHRIETALDWSAWNVERDPLTGQETLPGSGNDLSGGLAKAVEMCNNNGHCRKFDAGTMCPSYRVTKDEQHVTRGRANTLRLAISGQLGEAGLASDDVKDTLDLCVSCKGCKRDCPTGVDMAKFKIEARAARVKRHGLRLRDRLVAFMPRYAAAASRMPGLMALADNVPVLSAWFKRSVGFAPERTLPRFKKSFLSTAVPGKRAQGGALKEVLLFVDTFNNNMEPENARAAQQVLEAAGYTVHFNTRQGERPVCCGRTFLAAGLVDEAKQEARRMLDLFKPFVERGVPIVGLEPSCLLSLRDEFLHYGFGEEAQRLSKQAFLFEEFLVREEKVGRLQLALKPLAKEQALVHGHCHQKAFDAFTPVQTVLNWIPELKVSTVESSCCGMAGSFGYEAEHYATSQAMAELSLLPAVRKIDGNTVMVADGTSCRHQIHDGAGVDAIHVARVLAMALK; encoded by the coding sequence ATGACGAACCCCACTTCCGCTTTACTCGTCAAGCCAATCCATCTGGTGCCATCTGCCGTGCGCCTGACGACCCCGCTCGCGCAGCATCTGCGCAAGTCCTTACGCGGCGACGTGTTGTTCGATGCGGCGAGCCGCGGCCGTTATGCCACCGACGCGTCGATCTATCAGATCACGCCGATCGGTGTGGTGGTGCCGCGCGATCAGGACGATCTGCGCATCGCACTGGACATTGCCCGGAGCGAGAAAGTGCCGTTGCTCGCGCGCGGCGCGGGCACGAGCCAATGCGGCCAGACCGTCGGCGAGGCGCTGGTGATCGACACCAGCAAGTGGCTGAACAACATCGTCGCGTTCGATGCCGACGCGCGCACGGTGACGGTCGAGCCGGGTGTCGTGCTGGATCATCTGAACGCTTGGTTGAAGCCTCACGGCCTGTGGTTTCCGGTCGATGTCTCGACGGCGGCGCAATGCACGATCGGCGGCATGGCGGGCAACAACTCGTGCGGCTCGCGCTCGATCGAGTACGGCAATATGGTGCACAACGTCGACGCAATCCACGCCATTCTCGCCGACGGTAGCGAAGCACGTTTCGCTTCATTGCGCGAGGCGCCGCAAGGCGCGCGCTTGCAGCAGATCGTGGAAGGCGTGAAGCAGATTGCCCAACGTGAGCGCGATGAAATCGTGGCGCGCGTGCCGAAAGTCTTGCGGCGTGTCGCAGGCTACAACATCGACGTGTTCGATTGTCAGAACCCGCGCGCTTATACCGACGACGGCATCGCGAATCTCGCGCATCTGTTGGTCGGTTCGGAAGGCACGCTTGCGTTCAGCCGGCAACTGACGCTGAAGCTCGCACCACTGCCCACGCATAAGACGCTTGGCGTGGTCAACTTCCCGACCTTCTGGCAGTCGATGGATCTCACCCAGCACATCGTCAAGTTGAAGCCGGTGGCCGTGGAACTGGTCGATCGCACCATGATCGACTTAGCGATGAGCAATCCCGCCTTCCGGCCGGTGATCGAGAAGGCGCTGGTCGGCGAGCCGCAAGCGATCCTGCTGGTGGAATTCGCGGGCGAGGACCGTGCCCAGCAACTCGCGTCGCTCAAACAGCTTACTGAGCTCATGGCCGATCTGGGCTTGCCCGATTCGGTCGTCGAGATGCCTGCCGCGAACGAACAGAAAGCGCTGTGGGAGGTCCGTAAAGCCGGCTTGAACATCATGATGAGCATGAAGGGCGACGGCAAGCCGGTCTCCTTCATCGAAGATTGCGCGGTGCCGCTCGAACATCTGGCGGAATACACGAGCCGCCTGACCGAAGTGTTCCATCGTCACGGAACGGAAGGCACCTGGTATGCGCATGCGAGTGTCGGCACACTGCACGTGCGGCCGATTCTCGATATGCGGCGCGACGGCGCGGTCAAAATGCGCGCCATTGCCGAAGAAGCGGCGGCATTGGTGCGCGAATACAAGGGCGCGTATTCCGGCGAGCATGGCGACGGCTTGTGCCGCGGCGAATGGGTCGCGTGGCAATACGGGCCGCGTCTGAATCAGGCCTTCACCGAAATCAAGGCGTTGTTCGATCCGGATAACCGCTTCAATCCCGACAAGATCGTGCGTCCGCCGAAAATGGACGACGCACGCAATTTCCGCTTTGCGCCGGGCTACGAAGCGCATCGGATCGAGACCGCGCTCGACTGGTCCGCATGGAACGTCGAACGCGATCCGCTGACGGGGCAGGAGACGCTGCCGGGTAGCGGCAACGATCTGTCTGGCGGGCTCGCGAAGGCCGTCGAGATGTGCAACAACAACGGCCATTGCCGCAAGTTCGATGCGGGCACCATGTGCCCGAGTTATCGCGTAACGAAGGACGAGCAGCATGTAACGCGTGGGCGCGCGAACACCTTGCGTCTGGCCATCTCTGGGCAACTCGGCGAAGCTGGACTCGCCAGCGACGACGTCAAGGACACGCTCGACCTGTGCGTCTCGTGCAAGGGCTGCAAGCGCGATTGCCCGACGGGCGTCGACATGGCGAAGTTCAAGATCGAGGCGCGGGCGGCGCGCGTTAAACGGCACGGTCTGCGTCTACGTGACAGGCTAGTGGCTTTCATGCCGCGCTATGCCGCCGCGGCGAGCCGCATGCCGGGTTTGATGGCGTTGGCTGACAACGTTCCGGTGTTGTCGGCATGGTTCAAACGCTCGGTGGGTTTCGCGCCTGAACGGACGCTGCCGCGTTTCAAGAAATCGTTTCTATCGACCGCAGTGCCGGGCAAACGGGCCCAAGGTGGCGCGCTGAAAGAAGTACTGTTGTTCGTCGATACATTCAACAACAACATGGAGCCTGAAAACGCGCGCGCCGCGCAACAGGTGTTGGAAGCTGCCGGTTACACGGTGCACTTCAATACGCGCCAGGGCGAGCGGCCGGTGTGTTGCGGGCGCACCTTCCTCGCGGCCGGTTTGGTCGATGAAGCGAAGCAGGAAGCGCGGCGCATGCTTGATCTGTTCAAGCCGTTTGTGGAGCGTGGTGTACCGATCGTCGGATTGGAGCCGTCGTGTTTGCTGTCGTTGCGTGACGAGTTTCTGCACTACGGCTTCGGTGAAGAAGCACAACGGCTTTCGAAGCAGGCGTTTCTGTTCGAAGAGTTTCTGGTGCGCGAGGAAAAGGTGGGGCGCTTGCAGCTTGCGCTGAAGCCGTTGGCCAAGGAGCAAGCGCTGGTACACGGGCATTGCCATCAAAAGGCCTTCGACGCGTTCACGCCCGTGCAGACCGTACTGAACTGGATTCCTGAACTGAAGGTGTCGACGGTTGAGTCTTCGTGCTGCGGCATGGCGGGCAGCTTTGGCTACGAGGCCGAGCACTACGCGACATCGCAGGCGATGGCGGAACTGTCGCTGCTGCCTGCGGTGCGCAAGATCGATGGCAACACGGTGATGGTCGCGGACGGCACGAGTTGCCGGCATCAGATTCATGATGGAGCGGGCGTCGACGCAATCCATGTGGCGCGCGTGCTGGCGATGGCTTTGAAGTGA
- a CDS encoding 2-keto-4-pentenoate hydratase, with translation MTTLLSQRLADAHRNHRTLDALPPEQTPADGAAAYAIQHEILRALDTSIGGWKIGAKSDSGPIQGAPLPASDLYADGARLPRGAFAPLGLELEIAFRFGRRFEPSTTPYSDAEVHAGIGSIGATIEIVASRYAGWPNVDKLAQLADLQNHGGLIVGEFAPYREDFPFVAPLAQFRFEGRDVVETAPANPAGDPRRLLTWLVNHATSRGIAITPDMVITTGSYTGMFFPQSAGTASGRIEGLAPISLTLY, from the coding sequence ATGACCACACTACTGAGTCAGCGTCTCGCCGACGCGCACCGCAATCACCGGACGCTTGATGCGTTGCCGCCGGAACAAACGCCCGCAGACGGTGCAGCCGCCTACGCGATCCAGCACGAGATCCTGCGCGCACTGGACACGTCGATCGGCGGCTGGAAGATCGGCGCGAAGTCCGACAGTGGCCCGATTCAGGGCGCGCCGTTGCCCGCGAGCGATCTGTACGCCGACGGCGCACGCTTGCCGCGTGGAGCCTTCGCACCGCTCGGACTTGAACTGGAGATCGCATTCCGTTTCGGCCGTCGCTTCGAGCCGTCGACAACACCCTATAGCGACGCAGAAGTGCACGCAGGCATCGGCTCGATCGGTGCGACCATCGAGATCGTGGCGAGCCGCTACGCCGGCTGGCCTAATGTCGACAAGCTCGCCCAACTCGCGGACTTGCAGAATCACGGCGGGCTGATCGTCGGCGAATTTGCGCCGTATCGCGAGGACTTTCCGTTTGTGGCGCCGTTGGCCCAATTCAGGTTCGAAGGGCGTGATGTGGTCGAAACGGCACCCGCCAATCCGGCCGGCGATCCACGGCGCCTGCTGACGTGGCTTGTCAATCACGCCACGTCGCGCGGCATCGCGATCACGCCGGACATGGTCATCACCACCGGTTCGTATACCGGAATGTTTTTTCCGCAGAGTGCGGGCACGGCGAGTGGGCGCATTGAAGGGCTCGCCCCGATCAGCCTGACGCTGTACTAG
- a CDS encoding Sugar phosphate permease, which produces MKRFRVSSATSIVLVMLCIMYFITYLDRVNVSTSAAGFGKEFGLSHTEVGLVFSAFAYPYLIFQIIGGWVSDRFGAKRTLIFCGAIWGVATLLTGFAGGLVSLLAARVLLGFGEGATFPAATSAMARWVAKEKRGFAQGITHAASRIGNAVAPGMIVLVMATWGWRESFYICGVFSLLWVAVWAFTFTEHPKDHPRITTEELEILPAPKPKAASVPWGKLFRRMWPVTIVYFCYGWTLWLFLSWIPQYFLHSYHLQLQKSAIFASVVFFAGVLGDTLGGIVTDWIFTRTRSLKRARSWMVSVCMFFCLLSLIPLMFTHDLYLSMACLASGFFFAEMTIGPMWAIPMDIAPEYSGTASGMMNTGSALAAIISPVVGGFLIDYFGSWELPFVGSMLLMAIGVVLAFRMQPESKFELNTADKAHAAKGVGA; this is translated from the coding sequence ATGAAGCGGTTTCGTGTGAGCAGTGCGACCAGTATCGTTTTAGTGATGCTATGCATCATGTACTTCATCACTTACCTGGACCGCGTCAACGTCAGCACCTCGGCTGCAGGTTTCGGCAAGGAGTTCGGCCTCTCGCATACGGAAGTGGGCCTGGTGTTTTCGGCTTTCGCTTATCCGTACCTGATTTTTCAGATCATCGGTGGCTGGGTCAGTGACCGTTTCGGCGCGAAACGCACGCTGATTTTCTGCGGCGCGATCTGGGGCGTTGCGACTTTGCTGACCGGCTTCGCCGGCGGACTGGTCTCGTTGCTGGCCGCGCGCGTGTTGCTCGGTTTCGGCGAAGGCGCCACGTTTCCCGCTGCCACATCCGCGATGGCGCGCTGGGTCGCGAAAGAAAAACGCGGCTTCGCGCAGGGCATTACCCACGCGGCATCGCGGATCGGTAATGCCGTGGCCCCGGGCATGATCGTGCTGGTGATGGCGACCTGGGGCTGGCGCGAATCGTTCTATATCTGCGGCGTGTTCAGCTTGCTGTGGGTGGCGGTGTGGGCGTTCACGTTCACCGAACATCCGAAAGATCATCCGCGTATCACGACCGAGGAACTCGAAATCTTGCCCGCGCCGAAGCCCAAAGCGGCCAGTGTGCCATGGGGAAAACTGTTTCGCCGCATGTGGCCCGTCACGATCGTGTACTTCTGCTACGGCTGGACCTTGTGGCTGTTCCTGAGCTGGATTCCGCAGTACTTCCTGCACAGCTATCACCTGCAACTGCAAAAATCGGCGATCTTCGCTTCGGTCGTATTCTTTGCCGGCGTACTCGGCGACACGCTCGGCGGCATTGTCACCGACTGGATCTTCACGCGGACCCGCAGCCTGAAGCGTGCGCGCAGCTGGATGGTGTCGGTGTGCATGTTCTTTTGTCTGCTCTCGCTCATTCCGCTGATGTTCACGCACGACCTGTATCTGTCGATGGCGTGTCTCGCGTCAGGCTTCTTCTTCGCTGAAATGACGATCGGCCCGATGTGGGCGATCCCGATGGACATCGCGCCGGAATACTCAGGCACCGCGAGCGGCATGATGAACACCGGCTCGGCATTGGCCGCGATCATCTCGCCGGTAGTCGGCGGATTTCTGATCGACTACTTCGGCAGCTGGGAGTTGCCGTTCGTCGGCAGCATGCTGTTGATGGCGATCGGCGTGGTGCTTGCATTCCGCATGCAGCCGGAAAGCAAATTCGAGCTCAACACGGCCGACAAAGCGCACGCCGCCAAGGGCGTGGGGGCATAA
- a CDS encoding alanine-glyoxylate transaminase / serine-glyoxylate transaminase / serine-pyruvate transaminase: protein MLKLDFHPAGRHFLQIPGPSPVPDRILRAMSYPTIDHRGPEFGELGLKVLEGIKKIFKTQQPVVIYPASGTGAWEAALSNTLSPGDNVLMFETGHFATLWKKMAESLGLKPEFLGLPGIEGWRRGVQPQMIEERLRADTQHAIKAVCVVHNETSTGVTSDIAAVRRAIDAAGHPALLLVDTISGLACADYRHDEWGVDVTVSGSQKGLMLPPGISFNAISPKAFAASKQAKLPRSFWDWTEIVEMNKTGYWPYTPNTNLLYGLHEALEMILGEGLDNVFARHERLAEATRRAVRAWGLEIQCADPAVYSPVLTGVMMPEGIDADAVRKVIYERFDMSLGTGLGKMKGRMFRIGHLGDCNDLMLLATLAGCEMGLRLAGVPLKESGLPAAMEWLSQPTQASGLKAAA, encoded by the coding sequence ATGCTCAAGCTAGACTTTCACCCCGCTGGTCGTCACTTCCTGCAGATTCCGGGTCCGAGCCCGGTGCCCGATCGCATTCTCCGGGCGATGAGCTACCCGACCATCGATCACCGCGGCCCCGAGTTCGGCGAACTTGGCCTGAAGGTGCTCGAAGGCATCAAGAAAATCTTCAAGACGCAGCAGCCGGTGGTGATCTATCCGGCCTCCGGCACCGGCGCCTGGGAAGCGGCGCTGTCGAACACGCTGAGCCCCGGCGACAACGTGCTGATGTTCGAAACCGGTCACTTCGCGACGCTGTGGAAAAAGATGGCGGAAAGCCTCGGTCTGAAGCCGGAGTTCCTCGGCCTGCCTGGCATTGAAGGCTGGCGGCGCGGGGTTCAGCCGCAGATGATCGAAGAGCGCCTGCGCGCCGACACGCAGCACGCGATCAAGGCGGTGTGCGTCGTCCATAACGAAACGTCGACGGGCGTGACTTCGGATATCGCCGCCGTGCGCCGCGCGATCGACGCCGCCGGCCACCCGGCGCTGCTGCTGGTCGACACGATTTCGGGCCTCGCGTGCGCCGACTATCGCCATGACGAATGGGGCGTCGACGTCACCGTCTCGGGTTCGCAAAAGGGCTTGATGCTGCCGCCGGGCATCAGCTTCAACGCGATCTCGCCGAAGGCATTCGCCGCCAGCAAGCAGGCCAAACTGCCGCGCAGTTTCTGGGACTGGACCGAGATCGTCGAGATGAACAAGACCGGCTACTGGCCGTACACGCCGAACACGAACCTGCTGTATGGGCTCCACGAGGCGTTGGAGATGATTCTCGGCGAAGGGCTCGACAACGTGTTCGCGCGTCACGAGCGTCTCGCCGAAGCAACCCGCCGTGCGGTTCGCGCGTGGGGTCTGGAGATCCAGTGCGCGGATCCCGCTGTGTATAGCCCGGTGCTGACCGGCGTGATGATGCCCGAGGGCATCGATGCCGACGCGGTGCGCAAGGTCATCTACGAACGCTTCGACATGTCGCTCGGCACTGGCCTCGGCAAGATGAAAGGCCGCATGTTCCGCATCGGCCACCTCGGCGATTGCAACGACCTGATGCTGCTGGCGACGCTGGCCGGTTGCGAAATGGGCCTGCGCCTCGCGGGCGTGCCGCTCAAGGAAAGCGGCCTGCCCGCCGCTATGGAGTGGCTGAGCCAGCCGACGCAAGCCTCGGGGCTGAAAGCGGCGGCTTGA
- a CDS encoding transcriptional regulator, GntR family, translated as MQNPDFDAGVAASPLMPKVERQRLHDTVVEHIRRFIVEGVLEPGKKLNERELCETLGISRTPLREALKVLAAEGLIEISPNRGASVSKMSEAELRETFELMSGLEAFSGELAAERMTAAELAEIKALHYAMLACRTQNDLAGYYSRNQAIHDKINEAARNSALRQTYVAVNRRLQALRFRSNFQIPKWDSAIHDHDEMLKALEARDGKKLSAILRQHLLDKRDAVLQVQSREEVTASVLKV; from the coding sequence ATGCAAAATCCGGATTTCGATGCGGGCGTGGCGGCTTCCCCGCTGATGCCGAAGGTCGAGCGTCAGCGCTTGCACGACACGGTGGTGGAGCACATTCGCCGCTTTATCGTCGAGGGGGTGTTGGAGCCGGGCAAGAAACTGAACGAGCGCGAGTTATGCGAGACGCTTGGGATTTCGCGCACGCCGTTGCGGGAGGCGCTGAAGGTGTTGGCCGCCGAAGGGTTGATTGAGATTTCGCCGAACCGGGGCGCGTCGGTGTCAAAGATGTCGGAAGCGGAGTTGCGCGAGACCTTTGAATTGATGAGTGGTCTTGAAGCGTTTTCCGGCGAACTGGCGGCGGAGCGGATGACGGCTGCGGAGCTTGCCGAGATCAAGGCGCTGCATTATGCGATGCTGGCTTGTCGGACGCAGAACGATCTGGCTGGGTACTACAGTCGTAACCAGGCGATTCACGACAAGATCAATGAGGCGGCGAGGAATTCAGCACTGCGGCAGACTTATGTCGCTGTTAATCGACGCCTGCAGGCGTTGCGGTTTCGGTCGAATTTTCAGATCCCTAAGTGGGATAGCGCGATTCATGACCATGATGAGATGTTGAAGGCGCTTGAAGCGCGGGATGGGAAGAAGTTGAGTGCTATTTTGCGGCAGCATTTGCTGGATAAGAGGGATGCGGTTTTGCAGGTGCAGTCGAGGGAAGAGGTGACGGCTTCGGTGTTGAAGGTTTAG